CGCGCGCCGCGGACGCCAGGTTCCACCCGCAGGACTCGATCGCCGCGAGCAGCGCGCCCCGCGCCTCGTCGTCCGGGCAGGCCCGCGCGCCGCCGCGGAACGACGGAACTCCGCCGCGCATCGAGGCGCCGCCGCGCGACGCGGCGCCGGGCGGCGTCGCGTCGGCCGCGCCCGGCAGCAAGAGGTCGGCCGCGCCGATCTCCTCCTGCGGCGCGATCGCCGCCGCCCGCAGGACGATGTTCCGCAGTTCGCGCACGTTCCCCGGCCAGCCGTAGGCGCGGAGCGCGGCGAGCGCGTCCGGCGCGAACGACAGCCCCTCGCGCCCCACCCGCGCCTCGGCCCGCGCGAGGAACGCCTCGGCGAGCAGCGCGACGTCGTCCCCGCGGTCGCGCAGCGGCGGCAGCTCGATCGGCAGCACGTTCAGCCGGTAGTAGAGATCGCGGCGGAAGCGCCCGGCGCGCGTCTCCTCGTCCAGCGGCCGGTTCGTGGCGGAGACGATCCGCACGTCCACGCGCCGCGGCGCCGCGCCGCCGAGGCGCACGACCTCGCGCTCCTGCAGCACGCGCAGCAGCGCCGCCTGCGCCGCCGGCGCCAGTTCGCTGACCTCGTCGAGGAACAGCGTGCCGCCGTCCGCGGCCTCGAACCGGCCGACGTTCCCCTCGCGCCGCGCGCCGGTGAACGCCCCCGGCTCGTAGCCGAACAGCTCCGCCTCGACCAACTGCTCGGGGATGGCGCCGCAGTTCACCGCCACGAACGGGCCGGCGCGGCGCGCCGACGCGTTGTGGATCGACTGCGCGAACAGCTCCTTCCCCGTTCCCGACTCGCCGGAGACGACGACCGCGAGGTCGTTGCGCGCGGCGATCTCGGCGAGGCCGACGGCGGCGAGGAGGCTCGGCGACCGCCCGAGGATCTCGTCGAAGCGGTAGCGGGCGTTGCCGCGCGCGGCGACGACGCCGCGGCGCGCGACGAGCGGGACGGCGGCGCGGAGGATCGCGCCGACCGGCGTCTCCTCGTGCTGCACGACCGAGGCGACGATCCGCGGCCCGTCGGGCGGGTCGATCTGCACGTCCCCCAGCGCCGGCCCGCCGAGGACCCGCGCCACCGCGGCCCGCAGGCCGAGCGGCAGCACCCCGGACGGCACGAGACGCAGGCGGTCGGCGGCCTCGTTGACGGCGACGATCCGTCCGCGGGCGTCCACCGCGACGAGCGCGTCGCCGGTGTCGCGCGCGGCGCGGAGCGCGTAGCGGATCACCGCGTCGCGCACGCTCGTCTCGGCGCGCACCCGCTCCTGGATCGCCCGCGCGATCGCCATGACCATCGCCAGCGCCTGCCGCCGGCGCACCGCCCACGGGCCGGTCAGATCGACGATCCCCGCGGGACGGTCCTCGCCGGGCCGGAAGACCGGCGCCGCGGCGCAGCTCCACGGCTGCCAGGCGGCGATGTAGTGCTCCGCGGCGAAGACCTCGAGCGCGCGCGCCTCGGCGAGCGAGGTGCCGGGGCCGTTCGTGCCGGCCGAGGTCTCGCTCCAGTTCGTTCCGGGCTGGAAGCTGATCTCCGCGAGGCGTTCCACGACCGC
This window of the bacterium genome carries:
- a CDS encoding sigma-54-dependent Fis family transcriptional regulator — translated: MPPSGPIIAVPSADIHATHAERRLAIERAWERYVDTGAVPEGVREEIVRSWRRSRETSGIDPGLAIPGTVEREDELAERRLRDDVLRIAQPVLRSFAERLDLRDHALAYFDGDGWMLSIDGDGAVVERLAEISFQPGTNWSETSAGTNGPGTSLAEARALEVFAAEHYIAAWQPWSCAAAPVFRPGEDRPAGIVDLTGPWAVRRRQALAMVMAIARAIQERVRAETSVRDAVIRYALRAARDTGDALVAVDARGRIVAVNEAADRLRLVPSGVLPLGLRAAVARVLGGPALGDVQIDPPDGPRIVASVVQHEETPVGAILRAAVPLVARRGVVAARGNARYRFDEILGRSPSLLAAVGLAEIAARNDLAVVVSGESGTGKELFAQSIHNASARRAGPFVAVNCGAIPEQLVEAELFGYEPGAFTGARREGNVGRFEAADGGTLFLDEVSELAPAAQAALLRVLQEREVVRLGGAAPRRVDVRIVSATNRPLDEETRAGRFRRDLYYRLNVLPIELPPLRDRGDDVALLAEAFLARAEARVGREGLSFAPDALAALRAYGWPGNVRELRNIVLRAAAIAPQEEIGAADLLLPGAADATPPGAASRGGASMRGGVPSFRGGARACPDDEARGALLAAIESCGWNLASAAR